A genomic segment from Deinococcus sp. YIM 77859 encodes:
- a CDS encoding thioesterase family protein, producing the protein MRPIPAGFTQTLTVTVTDEMTVHFAELGPVHPVYATYWLARHFEEAGRKIILPFLEEGEGGIGTDVQVIHTASALPGMTVTVTATFGGMEGRRILCHLRAVSDLGDEIGYGTTGQMVLPQARINAGFARLRERWHEQQRQTKNSCIE; encoded by the coding sequence ATGCGTCCGATTCCGGCGGGCTTTACCCAGACCCTCACCGTCACCGTGACCGACGAGATGACCGTGCACTTTGCCGAGCTGGGCCCGGTGCACCCCGTGTACGCGACCTACTGGCTGGCCCGCCACTTCGAGGAGGCGGGCCGCAAGATTATCCTCCCCTTTCTGGAGGAAGGAGAGGGCGGTATCGGGACCGACGTTCAGGTGATCCACACCGCCTCGGCGCTGCCCGGCATGACCGTGACCGTAACCGCCACCTTCGGCGGGATGGAGGGCCGCCGGATTCTGTGCCACCTGCGTGCCGTCTCGGACCTTGGCGACGAGATCGGGTACGGCACCACCGGACAGATGGTGCTTCCCCAGGCGAGGATCAACGCGGGCTTCGCGCGGCTGCGGGAGCGGTGGCACGAGCAGCAGAGGCAAACGAAGAATTCTTGCATTGAGTAA